From bacterium, one genomic window encodes:
- a CDS encoding exonuclease domain-containing protein has translation MDTELGRISFCYFDTETTGHDPWEGDRVVQAAVIRTEGERLLEQLDELVNPGRPIPPEVVPIHGITDELVAGKPSFSDILPGLLELLKRGRVVIHNAPFDLAFLDQGMVQAGMKPVELRVVDTLRIARRYGSYPGNALRELARYYRVSAPEPHQALTDVLILRAVAERMWADLGVRTEADLDSLDGVYARTVGVAPVIPSFWREAIAAGREIMIYYRSTVGHRPRKIVPRRFSRRYGQEYLVAYCHLSGEERTFRLDRLKLSEPPGDADPYPEDGECS, from the coding sequence ATGGATACGGAGTTGGGGCGGATATCGTTCTGTTATTTCGATACCGAAACCACCGGCCACGATCCCTGGGAAGGAGACCGGGTCGTCCAGGCCGCGGTGATCAGAACCGAGGGGGAGCGGCTGCTGGAACAGCTGGACGAGCTGGTGAACCCGGGGCGCCCCATCCCCCCCGAAGTCGTGCCCATTCACGGGATCACCGACGAGCTGGTGGCGGGCAAGCCTTCGTTTTCCGACATTCTCCCCGGATTGCTGGAACTCCTGAAAAGAGGCCGGGTCGTTATTCATAACGCCCCCTTCGACCTGGCCTTTCTCGATCAGGGGATGGTGCAGGCGGGGATGAAGCCCGTGGAGCTGCGGGTGGTCGACACCCTCCGGATCGCCCGTCGCTACGGATCCTATCCCGGCAACGCCTTGCGCGAGCTGGCGCGCTACTACCGGGTGAGCGCGCCCGAGCCGCATCAGGCCCTCACCGACGTCCTTATTCTGCGGGCCGTGGCCGAACGCATGTGGGCCGACCTTGGGGTCCGCACCGAAGCCGACCTCGACTCCCTGGACGGGGTTTACGCGCGGACGGTGGGCGTGGCTCCGGTCATCCCCTCCTTCTGGCGCGAGGCCATCGCCGCCGGCAGGGAAATCATGATCTACTATCGTTCCACGGTCGGTCACCGGCCCCGGAAAATCGTGCCGCGTCGGTTCTCCCGCCGCTACGGCCAGGAATACCTCGTCGCCTACTGCCACCTGTCGGGAGAAGAGCGGACGTTCCGCCTCGACCGCTTGAAACTGTCCGAACCCCCCGGAGACGCGGATCCGTACCCGGAGGACGGCGAATGCTCCTGA
- a CDS encoding Trp family transcriptional regulator, whose amino-acid sequence MDTMREIARVLAELDDEELITAFLRDILTPKERHDISARWELVKRLFLGDSQRKIAADLGLSLCKITRGSRELKKERSAFRAIIARYLNRPKGPAEGDERR is encoded by the coding sequence ATGGATACCATGCGCGAAATCGCCCGGGTTCTGGCCGAACTGGACGACGAAGAATTGATAACCGCTTTTCTCCGGGATATCCTCACCCCCAAGGAGCGTCACGACATTTCGGCCCGATGGGAGCTGGTGAAACGGCTGTTTCTCGGGGACAGCCAGCGGAAGATCGCCGCCGACCTGGGGCTGAGCCTCTGTAAAATCACCCGGGGTTCCCGGGAATTGAAGAAGGAACGATCGGCTTTCCGCGCCATAATCGCTCGTTATCTGAACCGGCCGAAGGGGCCGGCCGAGGGGGACGAACGCCGGTGA
- a CDS encoding protease inhibitor I42 family protein codes for MFGLLLSITVAAAAGPLGGGTGPDDPMAVPTAADSPGTIRVRPGETFVIKLDSNITTGFQWSMPEPPDPGVVDFLEKDYIPSDTGKRAGGGGREEWKFRAAGTGETTIDLIYSRSWELGVPPARTAAYRVVVSGTDGGPEERQP; via the coding sequence ATGTTCGGATTGTTGCTCTCGATAACGGTGGCGGCGGCGGCCGGACCGCTCGGCGGCGGAACCGGGCCGGATGATCCGATGGCCGTCCCCACCGCCGCAGATTCTCCGGGAACGATCCGGGTCCGGCCGGGAGAAACCTTCGTGATCAAGCTGGATTCGAATATCACCACCGGTTTCCAGTGGTCGATGCCGGAGCCGCCCGACCCCGGCGTGGTGGATTTCCTGGAAAAAGACTACATCCCTTCGGATACGGGGAAGCGGGCCGGCGGCGGAGGCCGAGAGGAGTGGAAATTCAGGGCGGCCGGCACGGGGGAAACGACCATCGATCTGATCTACTCGCGGAGCTGGGAACTCGGTGTCCCCCCGGCCCGGACCGCGGCGTACCGCGTTGTCGTCTCCGGAACGGACGGCGGCCCGGAGGAGCGGCAACCGTGA